In a single window of the Limnochorda sp. L945t genome:
- a CDS encoding XdhC family protein, which produces MADSVELLRLLDAAAGAEGRRAALATVVGVEGSAYRHEGARMLVFEDGKLLGAISGGCLEADVREAALEAIRSGQARLLRYDMTSDDDELWGLGTGCNGVVEVLVQPLDLSGSGR; this is translated from the coding sequence ATGGCCGACAGCGTGGAACTGCTCCGCCTCCTGGATGCCGCCGCCGGGGCGGAGGGACGCCGGGCTGCCCTCGCCACCGTGGTCGGCGTCGAGGGTTCGGCGTACCGGCACGAGGGCGCCCGGATGCTGGTCTTCGAGGACGGCAAGCTCCTCGGGGCCATCAGCGGCGGCTGTCTCGAAGCTGACGTCCGGGAGGCGGCGCTCGAAGCCATCCGCTCGGGCCAGGCCCGGCTGCTGCGCTACGACATGACGTCGGACGACGACGAGCTCTGGGGCCTCGGCACCGGGTGCAACGGCGTCGTGGAGGTATTGGTCCAACCGTTGGATCTCTCCGGCTCCGGCCGGTGA